A genomic segment from Pollutimonas thiosulfatoxidans encodes:
- a CDS encoding Tim44 domain-containing protein, with product MSQRFSRLMSIVMLAVAAGAMLSVSFDAEARRMGGGKSFGRQSSNITQQRQAVTPPAAAATPRAAAPAAGAAAAGTAAKSGASRWLGPIAGIAAGLGIAALLSHLGMSGAFLEMMSSLALIALLVFGVMFIVRRLRAGAARTATQGAGHGNNPMQRQGAQQQNVFRQNGAAATPAATPAAAPVAPAAPVDESWFIPSDFDSAAFLGNAKAQFIEIQAVWDSGDLDKLRDYMTDDLISEVKPEILARSENNVTEVVLLNAELLGIEAVSGGHLASVRYSGMLREAKDAEAFRFEEVWNLYKADGAGWLLAGIQQIPVKYAS from the coding sequence ATGTCTCAACGATTTTCACGGCTAATGTCCATCGTGATGCTGGCGGTCGCCGCCGGAGCGATGCTGTCCGTGTCATTCGACGCCGAAGCGCGCCGCATGGGCGGCGGAAAAAGCTTTGGCCGTCAATCGTCCAACATCACACAGCAGCGTCAGGCTGTCACACCGCCGGCGGCAGCGGCAACGCCCCGTGCAGCGGCACCCGCAGCTGGTGCGGCGGCAGCAGGCACAGCGGCCAAGAGCGGCGCCTCGCGCTGGCTGGGCCCCATCGCCGGCATCGCTGCCGGCCTGGGTATAGCCGCATTGCTGTCCCATCTGGGCATGTCGGGCGCCTTTCTCGAAATGATGTCCAGCCTGGCACTGATAGCCTTGCTGGTGTTCGGCGTCATGTTCATCGTGCGTAGGCTGCGTGCCGGCGCGGCGCGTACGGCTACGCAGGGCGCAGGCCATGGCAATAACCCTATGCAGCGCCAGGGTGCACAGCAGCAAAACGTCTTCCGCCAGAACGGCGCGGCTGCAACCCCGGCTGCCACGCCTGCTGCTGCGCCTGTCGCGCCAGCCGCACCGGTAGACGAAAGCTGGTTCATCCCCAGCGACTTCGACAGCGCGGCATTCCTGGGCAACGCCAAGGCGCAATTCATTGAAATCCAGGCTGTCTGGGACAGCGGCGATCTGGACAAACTGCGCGATTACATGACCGACGACCTCATTTCTGAAGTCAAGCCCGAGATCCTCGCGCGCAGCGAAAACAACGTCACCGAAGTCGTGCTGCTGAATGCCGAATTGCTGGGCATCGAGGCCGTTTCTGGCGGCCATCTGGCCAGCGTCCGTTATTCGGGCATGCTGCGCGAGGCCAAAGATGCCGAAGCATTCCGCTTCGAAGAAGTCTGGAATCTCTACAAGGCTGACGGTGCTGGGTGGTTGCTTGCCGGCATCCAGCAGATTCCAGTGAAATACGCCAGTTAA
- a CDS encoding ubiquinone biosynthesis accessory factor UbiJ, producing MFPLPPFLAPSALSARALNKLLQREDWARERLARHAGKSVGFVVGGFKANFSIQAGGLVQTSDPAIIPDVTLTVPLAHLSRLPDLLQSRDPDGIAELLHVQGDAGLARVVSELARDLRWDLEEDLARVLGDMTALRLVGAGRSASDGLRTAGQRLAGNAAEFLTEESNMMASRPAYSDWSATVQQLASRLDRLESRLSALTAASARRA from the coding sequence ATGTTTCCTTTGCCGCCATTTCTTGCCCCTTCCGCCTTAAGTGCGCGTGCGCTCAACAAATTACTGCAGCGCGAGGATTGGGCCCGCGAGCGCCTGGCCAGACATGCCGGAAAGTCGGTCGGCTTCGTGGTTGGAGGCTTCAAGGCCAACTTCTCGATTCAGGCCGGCGGCCTGGTTCAAACCAGCGACCCCGCCATCATTCCCGACGTAACGCTTACCGTGCCACTGGCGCATCTGTCCAGGCTGCCCGACCTGCTTCAATCGCGCGATCCCGATGGCATTGCCGAGCTGCTGCATGTCCAGGGCGACGCCGGCCTGGCCAGGGTGGTGTCCGAGCTTGCCCGCGACCTGCGATGGGATCTCGAAGAGGACCTTGCCCGCGTACTTGGCGACATGACGGCCTTGCGCCTGGTTGGCGCCGGCCGCTCGGCTTCCGACGGCCTGCGTACCGCAGGACAACGTCTGGCCGGCAACGCGGCTGAGTTCCTTACCGAAGAAAGCAACATGATGGCCAGCCGACCTGCGTACTCCGACTGGTCCGCAACCGTGCAGCAGTTGGCAAGCCGCCTGGATCGGCTCGAGTCGCGCCTGTCCGCACTGACGGCTGCGTCCGCGCGCAGGGCCTGA
- the ubiB gene encoding ubiquinone biosynthesis regulatory protein kinase UbiB, with translation MFTIFRLAHIVFVALRYRLDELVLSGIKHPVAYALLRIVRFGRPPKMARGLRLRLALETLGPIYVKFGQVLSTRRDLIPLDVAIELAMLQDRVPPFPSDVAAASIEAALGASPHTLFKHFETDPVASASIAQVHFAVLHDGRDVAVKVLRPGMRDIIEKDLALLRVLAGLVERMAADGRRLKPRQVVAEFDNYLHDELDLIREASNCSQLRRNFSVESGREELLMVPEVVWEYCATTVFTMERMYGIPVSHIDRLRAAGIDTKELGRKGVEIFFTQVFADGFFHADMHPGNIYVSDEPATLGRYIALDFGIVGSLSEFDKNYLAQNFLAFFQRDYHRVAQLHIESGWVPPTTREEELEGAVRAVCEPYFDRPLSEISLGQVLLRLFQTSRRFNVEIQPQLVLLQKTLLNIEGIGRELDPNLDLWQTAKPYLEKWMHERVGLKGLRTQLEKEAAQWSQILPQIPRLVYANLNRTDTGPALNLELQRLRRAQEQTNRLLVALSAIAAVALGVAVWALTRQ, from the coding sequence ATGTTCACCATTTTTCGTCTTGCCCATATTGTTTTCGTTGCACTGCGCTATCGGCTGGACGAGCTGGTTCTGTCGGGTATCAAGCATCCGGTCGCCTATGCCTTGCTGCGCATTGTCCGCTTTGGCCGTCCACCCAAGATGGCTCGTGGACTAAGGCTGCGCCTGGCTCTTGAAACGCTGGGCCCCATTTACGTCAAGTTTGGCCAGGTGCTATCGACCAGACGCGACTTGATACCGCTGGATGTGGCCATCGAGCTGGCCATGCTGCAAGACCGGGTGCCGCCTTTTCCGTCGGATGTGGCGGCGGCATCCATCGAAGCGGCGCTGGGTGCATCGCCGCATACCTTGTTCAAGCACTTTGAGACCGACCCGGTGGCTTCGGCGTCGATCGCGCAAGTGCACTTTGCCGTGCTGCACGATGGCCGCGATGTTGCCGTCAAGGTACTGCGGCCGGGCATGCGCGACATCATCGAGAAAGACCTTGCGCTATTGCGGGTACTGGCGGGTCTGGTCGAGCGCATGGCGGCTGACGGGCGTCGCCTGAAGCCGCGACAGGTCGTGGCTGAATTCGACAACTATCTGCACGACGAGCTTGACCTGATTCGCGAGGCGTCCAATTGCAGCCAGTTGCGGCGCAACTTTTCTGTCGAGAGCGGTCGTGAAGAGCTGCTCATGGTGCCCGAAGTGGTGTGGGAATACTGCGCCACCACGGTCTTCACCATGGAGCGCATGTATGGCATACCCGTCAGCCATATCGATCGCCTGAGGGCTGCGGGCATCGACACCAAAGAGCTGGGACGCAAGGGCGTTGAAATCTTCTTCACCCAGGTTTTCGCCGACGGTTTCTTTCATGCCGACATGCACCCCGGCAATATCTATGTGTCGGACGAGCCCGCCACCCTGGGCCGCTATATTGCGCTGGATTTCGGCATCGTCGGCTCCTTGTCCGAGTTCGACAAAAACTATCTGGCGCAAAATTTCCTGGCTTTTTTCCAGCGCGACTACCATCGCGTGGCGCAACTGCATATCGAGTCGGGCTGGGTCCCGCCCACCACGCGCGAAGAGGAACTCGAAGGGGCGGTACGCGCCGTGTGCGAACCTTATTTCGACCGTCCCCTGTCCGAGATCTCGCTGGGGCAAGTGCTGTTGCGCCTGTTCCAGACGTCGCGCCGTTTCAATGTGGAGATACAGCCGCAACTGGTGCTGCTGCAGAAAACCTTGCTTAATATCGAGGGGATAGGGCGCGAGCTCGATCCCAATCTGGACCTTTGGCAAACTGCCAAACCTTATCTGGAAAAATGGATGCACGAGCGCGTGGGCCTGAAAGGCCTGCGCACCCAGCTCGAAAAAGAAGCGGCCCAGTGGTCGCAAATCCTTCCTCAGATTCCGCGGCTGGTTTATGCCAACCTTAATAGAACTGACACGGGCCCTGCGTTAAACTTGGAGCTCCAACGCTTGCGCCGTGCCCAGGAACAGACCAATCGCTTGCTGGTGGCGCTATCGGCCATCGCCGCTGTCGCGCTAGGCGTGGCCGTTTGGGCGCTCACGCGCCAATAG
- a CDS encoding ferritin family protein, translated as MLYPELFKSMEAVRWNMATDIPWDDFDGSKLTDDQAYTVKMNAITEWAALPATEMFLRDNRDDSDFSAFMSVWFFEEQKHSLALMEYLRRFRPELVPTEEELHKVRFEFDPAPALETLMLHFCGEVRLNHWYRRAADWHTEPVIKALYKIIAQDEARHAGAYLRYMKRAILHRGKDFGHHARIAFSKIGVLMASAHRTPQALHPTNLHVNKELYPMDTVQSQLPSPGWLENWLDNQICFDNEWETRVSSRILHNMSLLMDNTFSTVQDLNRYRKELIKGLAPA; from the coding sequence ATGCTTTATCCCGAATTGTTCAAATCGATGGAAGCCGTGCGCTGGAACATGGCCACCGACATTCCGTGGGATGACTTTGACGGTAGCAAACTGACCGACGACCAGGCTTACACCGTCAAGATGAACGCCATTACCGAATGGGCAGCCTTGCCGGCCACCGAGATGTTCCTGCGCGACAATCGCGACGACAGCGATTTCTCGGCCTTTATGTCGGTGTGGTTTTTTGAGGAACAGAAGCACTCGCTGGCGTTAATGGAATACCTGCGTCGTTTCCGGCCCGAGCTCGTGCCCACCGAAGAGGAACTGCACAAGGTGCGTTTCGAGTTCGATCCGGCCCCGGCGCTCGAAACCCTGATGCTGCACTTTTGCGGCGAGGTCCGGCTTAACCACTGGTATCGCCGTGCGGCCGACTGGCACACCGAACCCGTCATCAAGGCCTTGTACAAAATCATCGCACAAGACGAAGCTCGCCACGCGGGCGCCTATCTGCGCTACATGAAGCGCGCGATCCTGCATCGCGGCAAAGACTTCGGCCACCATGCCCGCATCGCCTTCTCGAAAATCGGCGTATTGATGGCATCGGCGCACCGCACTCCACAAGCGCTGCACCCCACCAACCTGCACGTCAATAAAGAGCTTTACCCCATGGATACTGTGCAGTCGCAACTGCCGTCCCCCGGCTGGCTCGAAAATTGGCTGGACAACCAGATCTGTTTTGATAACGAATGGGAGACGCGGGTCAGCTCTCGCATCCTGCACAATATGTCCTTGCTGATGGATAACACCTTCAGCACGGTGCAAGACCTGAATCGCTATCGCAAAGAGCTCATCAAGGGCCTGGCGCCGGCCTGA
- a CDS encoding adenylyltransferase/cytidyltransferase family protein, producing MPASFETKILSRDDCVAAVRAGALPRPLVFTNGVFDILHRGHVTYLDAALRLGASLIVALNTDASVRRLGKGDDRPLNTLADRAAMVAALASVSMVTSFDEDTPQALIEALRPDIIVKGGDYDMETLPETASVKSWGGTAVAIPFEFERSTTALLRKIRQ from the coding sequence ATGCCGGCCAGCTTCGAAACCAAGATCCTCAGCCGCGATGATTGCGTGGCGGCTGTGCGCGCGGGCGCTTTGCCGCGCCCGCTGGTGTTTACCAATGGTGTGTTCGATATCTTGCATCGGGGCCATGTCACTTATCTGGACGCGGCACTGCGGCTGGGCGCAAGCCTGATCGTCGCCCTGAACACCGATGCATCGGTGCGCCGGCTGGGCAAAGGCGATGATCGCCCGCTTAATACGCTGGCAGATCGCGCGGCCATGGTGGCGGCGCTGGCCAGCGTAAGCATGGTGACCTCGTTTGACGAAGACACGCCTCAAGCTCTAATTGAAGCGCTGCGGCCGGACATCATCGTAAAGGGTGGCGACTACGATATGGAGACATTGCCCGAAACGGCCAGTGTCAAAAGCTGGGGCGGCACCGCCGTGGCGATTCCTTTCGAATTCGAGCGGTCGACGACGGCCTTGCTGCGCAAGATACGTCAATAG
- a CDS encoding TolC family outer membrane protein produces MAKGSRYATCVLACLLTIASLPTYGQDLLDVWQLALQRDPIYAANRAARDAEQEIVPQARARLLPYVSADAVAEVENARRLEGLDRSTSNRRALWALTLIQPVFNLSAWSAYERAETVASLADVAQASAYQELILRVAQSYFDVLAAQDTLRALLAEKAAVETQLQAARQGFELGSTTITDTYEAQARLDLLNAGELQARNALQLSQDRLARIIDERPQQLAELAPGTSLPAPEPARVDAWTTQSATASLDVAQAELAARIVEKQIDIAKSQHYPTVSLQAQTGSASDRGLYNTGGGPRSLDSTIGLHLSIPIFTGGEISSVVREQTTRLQQARYELENAKRLARQATLQHYSGVISGLAQIQALQAAEKSSLASVQANRLGYEVGVRINIDVLNAQQQLFETQRSLSRARYDTLMSSLRLKASSGILTAQDIVAINKLLSEQAARPS; encoded by the coding sequence ATGGCAAAGGGCAGCCGGTACGCCACATGCGTTCTTGCATGCTTGCTGACGATCGCGTCGCTGCCCACTTATGGGCAAGATCTGCTTGATGTCTGGCAATTGGCCCTACAGCGCGATCCCATCTACGCTGCCAACCGCGCGGCGCGGGACGCCGAACAAGAAATCGTCCCCCAGGCACGTGCCCGACTGCTACCCTATGTTTCGGCCGATGCCGTCGCCGAGGTGGAGAACGCCCGTCGACTGGAAGGCCTGGACCGTAGCACCAGCAACCGCCGGGCGTTATGGGCGCTGACGCTGATACAGCCGGTCTTCAATCTGTCCGCCTGGAGCGCCTATGAGCGCGCCGAGACCGTAGCCAGCCTGGCCGACGTCGCACAGGCCAGCGCCTATCAGGAACTCATTCTTCGTGTGGCGCAGTCGTACTTCGATGTGCTGGCCGCACAAGACACCCTGCGCGCCTTGCTGGCGGAAAAAGCAGCCGTCGAGACCCAGTTGCAAGCCGCCCGCCAGGGTTTCGAGCTGGGCAGCACCACCATTACCGACACCTACGAGGCTCAAGCCCGGCTTGACCTCTTGAATGCCGGCGAACTGCAGGCCCGCAACGCCTTGCAACTAAGTCAGGACCGCCTGGCCCGCATCATCGACGAACGCCCGCAGCAATTGGCCGAACTGGCGCCTGGTACCAGCTTGCCGGCACCAGAACCTGCCCGGGTGGACGCCTGGACTACGCAGTCGGCCACAGCCAGCCTCGATGTGGCGCAGGCAGAGCTTGCCGCCCGCATCGTCGAGAAGCAAATTGATATCGCCAAAAGCCAGCACTACCCCACCGTAAGCCTGCAGGCGCAAACCGGCAGTGCCTCGGACCGCGGGCTGTACAACACCGGTGGCGGACCGAGATCGCTGGACAGCACGATAGGCCTGCACTTGTCGATCCCGATTTTTACAGGGGGAGAGATCTCGTCGGTTGTGCGCGAGCAGACCACCAGGCTGCAACAGGCCCGCTATGAACTCGAGAACGCCAAACGGCTGGCCAGGCAGGCAACGCTGCAACATTACTCAGGCGTGATTTCGGGATTGGCGCAAATCCAAGCATTGCAAGCCGCCGAGAAGTCCAGCCTGGCCTCCGTGCAAGCCAACCGCCTCGGGTATGAGGTCGGAGTACGCATCAACATCGACGTCTTGAATGCACAGCAGCAATTGTTTGAGACCCAGCGCAGCCTGTCCAGGGCCCGTTACGACACGCTGATGAGCAGCCTGCGCTTGAAGGCCAGCAGCGGCATCCTGACTGCTCAGGACATCGTGGCCATCAATAAATTGCTGTCCGAGCAGGCTGCGCGGCCTTCCTGA
- a CDS encoding protein-L-isoaspartate O-methyltransferase family protein — MKVTALSEVEQARFNMIEQQIRPWEVLNQQVLQALFEVQRERYVPAPMQGLAFSDVELPLIINAVDTRETMLTPKVEARLAQELQLKPTDCVLEIGTGSGYQAALLARLAQQVTSIEVDSRLAAFAQENLQRNQVDNVTVETGDAHAGWGTTEYDAILVTGSVPVVPDALKYQLRIGGRLVVVVGQSPVMTACRITRNSAASFDTVTLFDTIIKPLRGATVTQFKF; from the coding sequence ATGAAAGTTACCGCCCTGTCTGAAGTCGAACAGGCTCGATTCAACATGATCGAGCAACAGATCCGTCCCTGGGAGGTCTTGAACCAACAGGTGCTGCAGGCCCTCTTCGAGGTGCAACGCGAGCGCTATGTACCCGCGCCCATGCAGGGCCTGGCATTTTCTGATGTCGAGCTGCCCCTGATCATCAATGCTGTCGACACACGCGAAACCATGCTTACGCCCAAGGTCGAAGCCCGGCTGGCCCAAGAGCTGCAACTGAAGCCTACCGACTGCGTGCTCGAGATCGGCACCGGGTCGGGCTACCAGGCAGCGCTACTGGCAAGGCTGGCGCAGCAAGTTACCAGCATCGAGGTCGATAGCCGGCTGGCCGCCTTCGCCCAGGAAAACCTGCAGCGCAATCAAGTGGACAACGTAACCGTCGAAACCGGCGACGCCCATGCCGGTTGGGGCACCACCGAGTACGACGCCATCCTGGTCACCGGCTCGGTCCCCGTCGTGCCCGACGCACTGAAGTATCAGTTGCGCATTGGTGGTCGCCTGGTCGTCGTGGTGGGTCAAAGCCCCGTGATGACCGCCTGTCGTATCACTCGCAATAGCGCCGCCAGCTTCGATACCGTCACCTTGTTTGACACCATCATCAAGCCATTGCGCGGTGCAACGGTCACGCAATTCAAGTTCTAG
- the thiD gene encoding bifunctional hydroxymethylpyrimidine kinase/phosphomethylpyrimidine kinase — translation MTPHATTIPNTLTIAGVDPSGGAGVLADIKTMSALGAYGTAVIAALTAQNTHAVTGICPVPPEFVAAQIDTLFGDVRIDAVKIGMLGQQAVTRTVAERLARWKPAHLVLDPVMVAKSGDHLLERAAVNELRESLLPLATILTPNLPEAGVLLGSSPVDNLKDMRRVAERLRRLLNDTGERWVFLKGGHLPGNSTIDVLHDGDRLIELPGERIDTPNTHGTGCTLSAALAALLPQTGSVPEAARLAKAYLVAAIARSGELQVGTGHGPVQHFHAWWPAPN, via the coding sequence ATGACCCCACACGCAACAACCATCCCCAACACCTTGACGATTGCCGGCGTCGACCCCTCGGGCGGCGCTGGCGTGCTGGCCGATATCAAGACCATGAGCGCATTGGGCGCTTACGGCACTGCCGTCATCGCCGCGTTGACCGCACAGAACACCCACGCGGTGACGGGCATCTGCCCGGTTCCGCCGGAGTTCGTCGCGGCCCAGATCGACACCCTGTTTGGCGACGTGCGTATCGATGCGGTCAAGATCGGCATGCTGGGCCAGCAGGCCGTGACCCGCACGGTAGCCGAAAGGCTGGCCCGCTGGAAGCCAGCGCACCTGGTGCTGGATCCGGTCATGGTAGCCAAGAGCGGGGACCACTTGCTGGAACGCGCTGCCGTGAACGAGCTGCGGGAAAGTCTGCTGCCGCTTGCCACGATACTTACGCCCAACTTGCCCGAAGCCGGCGTACTCCTGGGCAGTTCGCCCGTTGACAACCTGAAAGACATGCGGCGCGTGGCCGAGCGCCTGCGCCGTCTGCTGAACGACACCGGCGAGCGCTGGGTTTTCCTGAAGGGCGGTCATCTGCCCGGCAACAGCACCATAGACGTCCTGCACGATGGCGATCGCCTGATCGAACTGCCGGGCGAACGCATCGACACCCCCAACACACACGGCACGGGGTGCACGCTGTCCGCCGCGCTGGCCGCCCTGCTGCCGCAGACCGGCTCGGTGCCCGAGGCGGCACGCCTGGCGAAGGCATATCTGGTCGCCGCCATTGCCCGGTCGGGCGAGTTGCAGGTGGGCACGGGGCACGGGCCGGTACAACACTTTCATGCGTGGTGGCCAGCGCCAAATTAA
- a CDS encoding thiazole synthase, with protein MNQSDTLTIAGRDYTSRLLVGTGKYKDFDETRQAIDTSGAQIVTVAIRRTNIGQNAGEPNLLDYLPPSQFTILPNTAGCYTAEDAVRTLRLARELLDGHKLVKLEVLGNKDNLFPNMPETLDAARTLVKEGFDVMVYCTDDPIQCQMLEDIGCVAIMPLASLIGSGMGILNPWNLRLVIDQAKVPVLVDAGVGTASDAAIAMELGCDAILMNTAIAGARDPILMASAMRMAVEAGRAAFLAGRVPRKFYSADPSSPAEGLIQSRA; from the coding sequence ATGAATCAGTCAGACACCTTAACCATAGCCGGCCGCGACTACACGTCGCGCCTACTGGTCGGCACAGGCAAATATAAAGACTTCGACGAGACCCGCCAGGCCATAGACACCAGCGGCGCTCAAATCGTCACGGTTGCCATACGCCGCACCAATATCGGCCAGAACGCCGGCGAACCCAATCTGCTGGACTACCTGCCACCCTCGCAGTTCACCATTTTGCCGAATACGGCCGGGTGCTACACCGCAGAAGATGCCGTGCGTACCTTGCGTCTGGCCCGCGAACTGCTGGACGGACACAAGCTGGTCAAGCTCGAGGTGTTGGGCAACAAAGATAACCTCTTTCCGAATATGCCGGAGACGCTGGATGCGGCGCGCACCCTCGTCAAAGAAGGCTTTGACGTCATGGTCTATTGCACCGACGATCCCATCCAGTGCCAGATGCTGGAAGACATCGGTTGTGTGGCCATCATGCCGCTGGCCTCGCTGATCGGTTCCGGGATGGGCATACTTAACCCCTGGAACCTGCGTCTGGTCATCGACCAGGCCAAAGTGCCGGTGTTGGTGGATGCCGGCGTCGGAACCGCCTCCGATGCCGCGATCGCCATGGAGCTGGGCTGCGACGCCATCCTGATGAATACCGCCATCGCTGGCGCGCGCGATCCCATACTGATGGCCAGCGCGATGCGCATGGCTGTGGAAGCGGGGCGTGCGGCATTCCTGGCCGGACGCGTGCCGCGCAAGTTCTATAGTGCCGATCCCAGCTCTCCGGCTGAAGGCCTGATACAGTCCCGGGCATGA
- a CDS encoding cobalamin-binding protein has protein sequence MGRNQVKLRRCRISGLIACLAVGLAASPATAAPPRSTEPVSKPAASRAITLAPHITELMFAAGAGDKIVATVSSSDFPVAALGIPRVGDGVNINIEKTLTLHPDIVLAWLPSGAARTVAPTLARLNIPLLYSAPKTLDDIASEILRMGTLFHTEAAARTAANELQKRVDTLRERYSDRPPVSVFIEVGSAPLYTIGSDALMNDALATCGGVNAYAHAEIAAPQISIETVLVKQPQVVLVPVSGARNHAQAVARWKGLGLAAARADRVYGVDADELFRPGPRLVDAVERLCLQIDEARS, from the coding sequence ATGGGGCGCAATCAGGTCAAGCTACGTCGCTGCAGGATCTCCGGCCTGATTGCCTGCTTGGCCGTCGGCCTGGCGGCATCCCCCGCCACCGCAGCCCCGCCCCGCTCGACCGAGCCAGTTTCAAAGCCCGCAGCGTCGCGTGCCATTACGCTGGCACCGCACATCACGGAACTGATGTTCGCAGCGGGCGCCGGCGACAAGATCGTCGCAACCGTCAGCAGCAGCGACTTTCCCGTAGCGGCGCTAGGCATACCGCGCGTGGGCGACGGCGTAAACATCAACATCGAGAAAACGCTGACGCTGCACCCCGATATTGTGCTGGCATGGCTGCCCTCGGGCGCCGCCCGCACGGTGGCGCCTACCTTGGCGCGGCTGAACATCCCCCTGTTGTATTCGGCACCGAAAACACTGGATGACATCGCCAGCGAGATCCTGCGCATGGGCACCCTGTTCCATACCGAAGCCGCGGCCCGAACTGCCGCCAATGAGTTGCAGAAACGCGTAGACACCCTGCGTGAGCGCTACAGCGATCGACCGCCAGTCTCCGTATTCATTGAGGTGGGCAGCGCCCCCTTATATACGATAGGGTCCGACGCCTTAATGAACGACGCCCTGGCAACTTGCGGTGGTGTCAATGCCTACGCCCACGCCGAGATTGCCGCGCCGCAGATCAGCATCGAGACCGTTCTGGTCAAACAGCCGCAGGTGGTACTGGTGCCGGTTTCCGGCGCGCGCAACCATGCCCAGGCAGTTGCACGGTGGAAGGGACTGGGCCTGGCCGCAGCAAGGGCCGATCGCGTTTATGGCGTAGACGCGGATGAACTGTTTCGACCTGGCCCGCGTCTGGTGGACGCCGTCGAACGCCTTTGCCTCCAAATTGACGAGGCTCGCTCTTAG